Sequence from the Streptomyces sp. R33 genome:
CGCCGGTGAACTCCCAGCGCACCGAGAGCCGCCCGCCCCAGCTCCCCTCGTTCCGGGCGCGCAGCCCGATCTCGCAGGGCGTCGCGCTGCCGGGGCCGGCGCCGGGGGCGTCCGCGCGGGCCAGCGTGATCCGGTGCAGGGCGCAGGCCTCCTCGGCGGCGGGATGCGGAGCCCGCGGCAGCGGCGCCACCCGCAGGACGTGGGCCCGCACCCCGCCCTGCGCGAAGAAGGCCCGTACCGCGTGGGGCAGCAGCCCGGGCCCCTCGAAGCCGCCGAAGTACTGCTGGTAGTCGCTCCAGCGGGCGACGGCGACGGGCTCGTCGACGGGCCCGCGGGGTGCCACGCCGACGAACCCGGCGACGTCCAGCCGCACCGGCCGGAAGGAGGCCGCCGCCCGGCGCGCGTCGCGGTACACCCCGGGCGCCCCGAGGCGCAGTCCGGCGAATCCGGCGGGGCTCACAGGGACTGGAAGTCGATGCGCTCGGCGACGAGGTGGAGCTCCTCCATCGCGACCTCCCCGCCGCCCTTCCCCGTGAGGGTGGGGCCGACCCACTTCTTTGGCTGGGCGGCGCGCAGCACCCAGGCGCAGACCGGCCGGCGTCCCTCGTCGTGCAGGGTGACGGTGACGGTGCGGGCGTCGTACGCGCCCTCGCGGGTGGCCTTGATCCAGTTGAAGAGGCGCAGGTCGCCGATGATGCCGCGCTTGACGGTGACGTCGTTCGTCGTATTGGTGTTGGCGATCTTGCGGACGTGGTTCTCGGGGTCGTTGCCGTTGCGGTACTCGGAGAACTTCACCTCGTTGCCGGCTCCGCTGAAGTCGGAGAAGCCGCCGGCGATCTGGTCCTCGCCGGCGGTGTCGCCGAGTTTGACGAGGAAGTTGAAGGCTCCGTAGGGGTTGTTGCGCGTGGCCATGCGTGCTCTCCCGCTCTTCTGGGCCCGTCAGTGCCGGGGTCGGCGTCAGCTGCGCTGCGCGTCGGCCGTGAACTGTCCGATGCGGAACACGACGAACTCGGCGGGGTAGGTGGGTGCCACGCCGATCAGGCAGATCAGCCGCCCGTTGTCGAGGTCGTTCTGGGTCATGGTGGTGCGGTCGCAGCGGACGAAGAAGGCCTCCTCGGGCTTGGTGCCGATCAGGGCGCCGGTCCGCCAGACGGCGATCAGGAAGTCCTCGACGGTCTGCCGGACGGAGGCCCACAGCCGCTCGTTGTTCGGCTCGAACACCGCCCACTGGGTGGACTTCTCGATGGAGTGCTCCAGGTAGATGAAGAGCCGGCGCACGTTGACGTACTTCCACTCCGGGTCCGAACTCATCGTCCGGGCGCCCCACACGCGCCGGGCCCGGCCCTCGAAGAAGCGCAGGGCGTTGATGCCCTCCGGGTTGAGGACGGCCTGCCGGTCGTAGGTCACGTTCGCGGTGAAGTCGTTGACGCCGAGGAGGACTTCGTTGGCCGGGGCCTTGTGCACACCGCGCTCGACGTCGCTGCGGGCGTAGATGCCGGCGACGTACCCGCAGGGCGGTACCTCCAGGACCGGCGACGGTGCGCCCGGGTCGGGACGGCGGCTCGGGTCGGTGATCCGGACCCAGGGGTAGTAGAGGGCGGCGTACTTGGTGTCGAACTGGGCGCGGAACCGGCGCACTTCGGAGATCGAGCTGTCGCGGGGCGGGTCGACGATCGCCATCCGGTAGCGCAGCCGCTCGCAGTGTCCGATGAGGAGGTCCACCGCGGTCTTCTGGGCGTCGGCCTTCAGGCTGACGGTGTCCGGGAGGGCGACGATGGCGATGTCGTCGATCTCGGCGAGGGCACCGAGCCCGCGCGCGGGGTCGGTGAGGCTGTCCGGGTTGGCCTCCTTGCCGCCCAGGTCCTGCGCCGAAAGCTCGAGCCCGTCGCCGCCCTGGGTCAGGTGGGCGCCGGGCTGCCCGAGGGTGAGGAGGGCGGCGAGCCGGGCGCCGGGGGTCGGCGGGGGCGCTCCGGGCGCGGGCTGCACGGTGTCCAGCCAGACGAGGGAGAACTCGTCGGCCGGGTCGGCGGCCTGGAGTACGTGGCCCACCGAGCGCGGGTGCCGGTCGTCGAGCTCCAGCTCGTTGTAGACGTCGACGCGGTCGTCCAGGCGTACGGTGACGGCGAGCGTCAGGTGGAAGGCGGCGGTTCCGGCGGCGACGGGCTCGAACTCGCTGCGTCCCTTCAGGTACCCGAGGACTCCGTCGGCGCGCCGGATGACGGTCCTGACCTTGTCGGGCACCGGCGGTGTGTCGTCGGCGGGGGACGGCACCGTCCCGCCGCTCAGCTGGACGACCTCCACGGCGGCGCCCTGCTGCACGCCGGTGAGCCGGGGCGCTCCGTCGCTGCCGGCGACGAGGATGTTCTTGCCGCGCCGGAAGGTCACCGTGACGGAGATCCTGGCGCCTGCCGAGCCCGGCCAGCGGGCCCGCCAGTACAGCAGTGGGGTGCCCTGTGCGGGGACGGCCAGGGAGGCGAAGTTGGCGTCGACGGCGGGGGGTGCGTCCTCGGCGGCGCTCGTACGGACGAAGGGGAAGACCCGGGACACGTAGAGCCTGCGCCCACCGTTGGCGAAGAAGGCGCGGGCGGCGAGGGCGAGTTGGCAGTCGTCTTCGCCGATCTTCAGCCCGCCGAAGGCCCGTTCGTACTCGGTGAAGCTGGTGACCAGCGCCGGCCCGGGCAGCACGGTGGGACCGCCCGGCAGGATGTACGGGACGGGGCCGTAGGCGGTGCGCCCCGCCATGGCGAACGTGCTGGTCGGCACGCCCTCGACGGACCGTGAGCGGAAGCTGGTCTCCTCGACGTAGACGCCGGGGGTCAGGTACTCGGGCATGTACGGGTCTCCTCGGTCACGGGTCAGGCGGGGGTGTGCGGCAGGTCGGCGGCGCGGACCACCCGGCCGACGGTGAGGGTGCGGACGGTGTCCGCGGCGGCGGTGCGGTACCCGGCGGGGCGGGTGGTGCCGCGGAGCACCTCGTTGTCGAGGTCCTGCGGGCGGGGCGGGTTGGCACTGCGGACGACGGGCTCGGCGACGAGTCCGGCCAGCGCATCGGCCGGCGGACCGGCCGCCGGATCCGTGCCGGGGTCGGCCGGCGGGTCCGGGGCGTGCGTGCGCAGCGCGACGGCGAACCGGGAGGGCGCCGGGTACGTGAGCACGCCGACCCCGTCGATCAGCAGCAGCACCTGGCCGTGCTCGTCCCCGTGGGCCCAGCCGAGCGGGACGCCCCCGGGCCCGAAGGCGTCCACCCGCGGCCAGCGCACGGGGGTCCCGCCGGGGTCCGGGCGGGTGACGCGGAACCGCAGCCCGGTCGTGCCCTCCGGTACGGGGTAGCCGGGGCCGGGCAGCAGCCAGGGGACCAGCAGCCGGGCGTCGGCGCGGACATGGGGTGCGGTGGGCGGCTGCTCGTCGGAGCCGGAGAGTTCGGCCCGGGTCCACAGTGGTACGGCGAAACGGCGCGGTATCCAGCGGCGCGCGGGGTCGTCGACGCGTACGGTGACGGCGGCGGGAAGGCTGCCCGCGGTGGCGTGGCGCAGCACGAATCCGGTGGCGCCGTGCCCTTCGAGCGGCCGGACGAGGTCCTCCCCGCGCTGTCGGCGCCCGGGGGCGGGGTGGTCCTCGTACCCCACGCGCAGTCCCGGCCCGGCGGCGGCGCGGCTCCTGGCGTCGAGCGGCCGGACGGCCAGCGCGAGCCGGTGCAGTACGTCGACCCGGCCCGCCTCCACGGTGATCCGCCGGTCCGGCCCGCCGGAACCGCCGGTTCCCGGCGTCATCGGAGCGGCTCCGGCGCCGTCCCGGCGGTGACGACGGTGACCTCGCCCGCGGCGGTCCCGGCCGGCCCGTCGATCCGGATGACCCGGGCGACGTACGGCAGACAGAGCCGGTAGTCGGTGGTCATCGCCTGGAAGGCCTCGCTCATCGAGTCCATCGCCAGTTCGTCGGGGACGATCTGCACCGAGTCCCCGGCCAGCCAGTCCCCGCTCGGGTGCAGCAGCGGCCCGGTCAGCAGGCCCTCGCTCTCCAGGACCCGGGCGACCAGCCCCAGCCATTCGAGCTCCGCCTCCACGAACTGGTCCCAGGCGGCGATCATCAGGTGCATCCGCAACGGCAGCCGGGGCAGCCCGTCCTGGGCCGCCATCGCCGCCAGCGCGGGCCGGGTCTCGCGGTCGATGCTCAGCCGGTAGCAGTAGACGGACACCGCCGGGTTGCGGATGACGGAGCCCGGGGTGTCCACCTTGTCGAAGTCGACGGGCCCGGCGAGGACGGCCTCCGGGCGGCGCCCCGCGGGGATCTCCTCGGCGAAGCGCCGGTTGAGCAGCGCGACGACGCTGCGCCCCACGGCGGCGAGTGCCCGGTATCCAGCCATGGGCCGATGCTGCGGCCCCTCCCGTCACGGGGGCGTTGCGCGGGCCGGCGGCGGCGATGGCCGGGCGACGAACCGGTGACACCGCCCGGCCCACACTCGGGTGCGCCTGCCCCCTCACCCAGGAGAGCCCACCATGAGCAGCACCGCGCACCACCCCCCGACCGGCACCGGCGGCTGCGATCCCGGCGCGATCGACGAACTCGCCTGCGTCGCCGCGGGCATCCAGCGCCGGGCCGAGGTCACCCAGGAACACCTGCCCCAGCTGCGGGAGTTCCAGGAGAAGTTCAACAGCGCCCGGACCCAGTACACGACGGCCCGGCTGGCCGCGAAGACCGATCTGGACGAGGCGGCGGCGACGCTCGGCAAGGTCCGTGAGCAGATCCGCTGCCGGGTCACCCACGAGCAGCGCCACTGTCTGCAGCAGGCCGTCGACAAGGTCTTCGACGACATCCGCAGGTGCCAGGGCGGCTGGGGCTGCTGCGTGGACGACTGCGGGTGCGAGTTCGACGACACGGTCGGGCGGGACGACACGGTCGCGACGCTCTCGGCACGCATCGCCCGGTACACGGCGGACACCCTGAAGGCCGCGGCCTGCTTCACCGCCCTGGACGGCGAGCTGACGGCGCTGCCCGAACGCGCCGCGAAGATCAGGACCGAGGCGGCCCAGCTGCTGGCGGACGTCTGCGACGCGGTCCTGGGCAAGGACGTCGTACGCCTCTACGCGCGCCTGCTGGTGCTGCTGCGCCGCATCACGGAGGCGTGGCGGGGCTTCGAGACGGTCTCCGAGTTCGTCGACTGCCTGTGCCGGGCGCTGCTGTGCGTGCTCAAGGGCTGGCAGGCGATCGCCGTACTGTAGGGCGCCCGCGCCGAGCTCGTCTGCAAGGAGGAGATGCGCAGGAAGGCGTGCGAGCGCAAGCAGAGGGAGACGGTCGAGGAGGTGATGGCGGAGTACGCGCGCCTGTGCCCCCCGTGCCCCGCGCACGCCGAGGAGGCCGAGGACGAGGACCCGGACGAGGACGGCACCGCCGACGCGGCGTGATCCTCAGACCGGCTCCCCCTCCCGCGGCCTGCGGCTCGGGCTACTCCCAGTCGTCCCAGGGCGGGTCCGTCTCGTCGAAGTCGAAGGGCGGTTCCTCGTCGGCGTGCGGGGCTGCGGGCTCCGGCGCTGCCGCCCGGGGCGGGGGCGGGGACGACGGGGCCGCGGTGGCACCGCTCTCGGCCAGGGTGTCGAGGATCCCCTCGGCGTACTTGGCGAGCTTCGCCTCGCCCACGCCGCTGATCGTGCCCAGCTCCTCGGCGGTGGCGGGCAGCCGGGTCGCGATCTCCCGCAGCGTCGCGTCGTGGAAGACCACGTACGCCGGCACGCCCTGCTCCTTCGCCGTCGCGCCCCGCCAGGCGCGCAGGGCCTCGAAGACCGGCACGGCCGCCGCCGGCAGGTCGACCGGGACCCGCCCGGCCTTCCCGGAGCCGGAGCCCGAGCCGGAGGACTTGCGGGACGCCGCGGCCGGCGCCGCCTCCTTGCGCATCGGCACGCTGCGGCGGCCGCCCAGCACCTCGCCGCTGGCGTCCGTGAGCACCAGCGTCCCGTAGTCCCCCTCGACCGCCAGCAGCCCCGAGGCCAGCAGCTGGCGTACGACACCGCGCCATTCCGCCGTGCTCATATCCGCCCCCACCCCGAAGACCGACAGGCCGTCGTGGTCGAACTGGATGACCTTGGCCGTCTTCTTGCCCTGGAGGATGTCGATGATCTGACCGGCACCGAACTTCTGCCGGCGCTCCTTGGCCAGCCGCCACACCGTGGACAGCAGCTTCTGCGCCGCGACCGTGCCGTCCCAGGACTCGGCCGGCGTCAGGCACGTGTCGCAGTTCCCGCACGGCCCGGCCGCCGCCTGCCCGAAGTACGCCAGCAGCCGCACCCGGCGGCACTCGACCGTCTCGCAGAGCGCGAGCATCGCGTCGAGGTGCGCGGCCAGCGAGCGGCGGTGCGTCTCGTCTCCCTCGGAGCCCTCGATCATCTTGCGCTGCTGCACCACGTCCTGGAGGCCGTACGCGAGCCAGGCCGTGGCCGGCTCGCCGTCACGGCCGGCGCGGCCGGTCTCCTGGTAGTAGCCCTCGACCGACTTGGGCAGGTCCAGGTGGGCCACGAAGCGCACGTCCGGCTTGTCGATGCCCATGCCGAACGCGATCGTGGCCACCACCACGACGCCGTCCTCCCGCAGGAAGCGCGCCTGGTTCGCCGCGCGCGTACGGGCGTCCATGCCCGCGTGGTACGCGACCGCGTCGATGCCGTTCTCCACCAGGAACGCGGCCGTCTTCTCCACGGAGGCGCGCGAGAGGCAGTAGACGACCCCGGCGTCCCCGTCGTGCTCGGAGCGGATCAGCTCCAGCAGCTGCCGCGTCGGGTTGTTCTTGGGAGCGATCCGGTACTGGATGTTCGGCCGGTCGAAGCTGGCCACGAAGTGCCGGGCGTCCCCCTCCGCCAGGCCCAGCCGGGCCGCGATCTCGGCGTGCGTGGCCTCGGTCGCCGTCGCGGTCAGCGCGATCCGCGGCACCTTGGGCCAGCGCTCGTGCAGCATGGACAGCGCGAGGTAGTCGGGCCGGAAGTCGTGGCCCCACTGGGCGACGCAGTGCGCCTCGTCGATCGCGAAGAGGGACACCGTGCCCCGGTCGAGCAGCCGCTGCGTGCCCTCGGTCCGCAGCCGCTCGGGGGCCAGGTAGAGGAGGTCCAGCTCGCCGGCGAGGAAGGCCTGCTCGACGGCCTGCCGCTCGTACGGGTCCTGCGTCGAGTTGAGGAACCCTGCCCGCACCCCGAGGGCGGTCAGGGCGTCCACCTGGTCCTGCATGAGCGCGATCAGCGGCGAGATCACCACGCCCGTACCGGCTCTGACCAGCGCCGGGATCTGGTAGCAGAGCGATTTGCCGCCGCCGGTCGGCATCAGCACCAGCGCGTCGCCACCACCGGCCACGTGCTCGATGATCTGCTGCTGCTCACCGCGGAAGGAGTCGTATCCGAAGACGCGGTGCAGCACCTGCAGGGCATCGGGGGTCTCGGTGGGCGCGTCGACAAGGCTCATCCCAGAAGCCTAGCGACCTCCACCGACACCCCCGGCCACTTCCGCCGGAGGAAGCCCGCCTACCCCAGGGCCGCCTCGAAAGTCGCGTACGCCTTCTCGTCGAAGAGGACGAAGCGGACCTCCTCCACGGGCGGCGCCGCGGCTGCGCGGGCCGTTTCCACTGCGATCCGGGCGCCGTCGTCCATCGGCCAGCCGAAGATGCCGGTCGAGATCGCCGGGAAGGCGACCGTACGGGCGCCCAGCTCGGCCGCGACCCGCAGGGACTCGCGGTAGCAGGAGACCAGCAGCTCCGAGCGGTCCTCCTCCCGGGACCAGACCGGGCCCACCGTGTGGATCACCCAGTCGGCCGGGAGCCGGCCCGCCGTCGTGGCCACGGCCCGGCCCGTCGGGAGGCCCTTGCCGTACTGGGAGGCGCGCAGCGCCCGGCACGCGTCCAGGATCTCCGGGCCGCCACGCCGGTGGATGGCGCCGTCCACGCCCCCGCCGCCGAGCAACGAGGAGTTCGCCGCGTTGACGATCGCGTCCGCGTGCTCGGCGGTGATGTCGCCCTGGACGAGGGTGATGCGCACCATCAGGAGGCCTTTCGCAGGTGGCGCCACACCGCCTTGGCCGCGTTGTGCCCGGACATGCCGTGCACGCCGGGGCCGGGCGGGGTCGCCGAGGAGCAGAGGAAGACGGCCGGGTGGGCCGTCGTGTACGGGAACAGGGACAGCTTGGGCCGCAGCAGCAGCTGGATCCCGGAGGCGGCGCCGCAGGCGATGTCTCCGCCGATGTAGTTGGGGTTGCGGGCGGCCAGTTCCGGCGGGCCGGCGGTGGCGCGGGCCAGCACCAGGTCGCGGAAGCCGGGGGCGAAGCGCTCGATCTGGCGCTCCACGGCGTCGGTGAGGTTGCCGCCCCAGCCCGCGGGGACGTGCCCGTACGCCCAGAACACGTGCTTGCCCTCGGGCGCCCGGCCGGGGTCGGCCAGGCTGGGCTGGGCGGTGATCAGGAAGGGGTTGCGGGGGGCGCGCCCGCCCGTGGCGAGCTGGAGGGCGGCGTCGATGTCGCGGGCGCGCGGGCCGATCTGGACGGTGCCGGCCCGGCGCGGCGCCTCGGCGGTCCAGGGCACGGGCCCGGACAGGGCGTAGTCGATCTTGAAGACGCCGGCGCCGTACCGGTAGCCGTCGTACACGCGCCCCAGCCGGGCGATCCGGGCGAGCGCGGTCGGCGAGGTGTCGAAGACGTACGCCCGGGCCGGCGGCAGGTCGTCGAGGCGTTTGACCTCGAAGCCGGTGTGGATCGTGCCGCCGAGGTCGCGCAGGTATCCGGCGAGGGCGTCCGGGACCGCCTGCGAGCCGCCGCGCGGCATCGGCCAGCCGTTGGCGTGTGCGGCCAGGGCGAAGACCAGGCCGACGGCGCTCGTGGCGATCCCGCCCAGCGGGGCGATGACGTGCGCGACGAGCCCGGCGAGCAGCGCCCGCGCCCGCTCGTCCTGGAAGCGGTTCAGCAGCCAGGTGGAGGGCGGCAGTCCGGCGAGCCCGAAGCGGGCCAGGGTGACGGGGTCCCGGGGCAGGGCGGTCGAGGGCAGGGACATGAAGTCCCGGGCGAGGGTGTCCCACTTGCCGAGGAACGGCTGCACCAGCCGCCGGTACGTGCCCGCATCGCGCGGCCCGAAGGAGGCCGCCGTCTCGGAGACGGAGCGGGAGAGCACGGCTGCCGTGCCGTCGTCGAACGGGTGCGCCATGGGCAGCGGGGCGTGCAGCCACTCCAGGCCGTACCGCTTCAGCGGCATGGTGGCGAACACCGGCGAGCCGATGCCGAGCGGGTGCACGGCCGAGCAGGGGTCGTGCCGGAAGCCCGGGAGGGTGAGCTCCTCGGTACGGGCCCCGCCGCCGACCGTCTCCGCGGCCTCGAACACGGCCACCGAGAAGCCGCGCCGGGCCAGCTCGACGGCGGCCGTCAGCCCGTTGGGCCCCGCCCCCACCACGACCGCATCGAGAATCGACGGCACCTTGAGACTCCTTCGTCCGGCGGCGGCTGCGCCTCCAGGATATTCGGCCCGTCCACCAGGGCCCCGGCCGCGGCCCGGTCGGACCGTGCTACGCCCCGCGCAGCAGGTCGCGGATCCGTGCGGTCGTGGCCTCGTCGCGCCCCACGGCGAACGGCAGCTCGTTGTCCCGGTCCACCCGGAAGGGGACCCCGGCGACGGTGCTCTGCGCGCCGCCCGCCTCGGCGACCAGCAACAGGCCGGCCGCGTGGTCCCACGCCGAGGGCCAGGTGAAGGCGAGGCCGTCCATCTCGCCGCGGGCCACCTTCAGGTACTCCAGACCGGCGGAGCCGCAGGGCCGGGCGGCGACCCCGGGCACGTCGAGGCGGGCCAGGGTCCGCTTGTCCTGGTCGGAGGTGTACAGCGGGTGGGCCATGGCGACGCGCAGCGCGGCGCCCGGCTCCGGCGAACCGCTGTGGATCCGCTCGCCGTTGACGTACGCGCCCTGCCCGCGCACGGCGGTCGCCAGCTCGTCCAGCGCCGGGGCGAAGGTCCAGGAGGCGAGGATCTCCCCGCGGTGGGCCAGGGCCACCAGGGTGCAGAAGGCCGGGTCGCCGGCGACGAACTGCCGGGTGCCGTCGACGGGGTCGACGATCCAGACCGGCGCGTCGGCGCGCAGCGCCCCGTACACGGTCGGGTCGGCGTGCACGGCCTCCTCGCCGACCACGGCGGAGCCGGGCAGCAGGTGCGTCAGCGAGGCCGTGAGGTGCTCCTCGGCCTTGCGGTCGGCGACGGTCACCAGGTCGTGCGGACCGCTCTTCTGGTCCACCTCGTGCTCGGCGAGCTGCCGGAATCTCGGCATGATCTCGACCGCCGCCGCCTTGCGGACCGCTTCTTCCACTGCGGACAGGTCTTGGGCCAGGAACTCTTCGATCATGCCCCCATCACACCACGCCCGGCTGACAAACCCCACCGACAATCGGCGTCCGCCGGCTGGACTCCAGGTGGACTCGGGGTGCCACGGGCAAGGGGCGGGGCGTCAGCGGTCGGGGTGTTCCCTGGGCATGAGGGCCGTGTACAGGAGGAGGGACGAGGCCACGCCCACCGCCCAGCCGTAGTCCGCGAGCGGCTTCAGGAGGGGGATCAGGCCTTCCTCGGGGAAGGGTCCCTTGCCGGGGGCGGAGTGGGAACCGCCGATGGCCAGCACCCCGCCGACCGCGAAGGCCGCCAGCGCCCGGAAGTTCCAGCCGCCCGTGTACCAGTACGGGCCGCCCTCCCGGTACAGGTCGGGCAGCGCGAGCCGGGTGCGCCGCACGATCCAGTAGTCCGCGATGAGGATGCCGGCGACCGTGCCGAGCAGGCCGCCGACCAGGCCGAGCCAGGTGAAGATGTACAGCTCGGGGGTGGAGGTCAGCTTCCACGGCATGATCAGTACGCCGACCACGCCCGTGATCAGCGCACCCCTGCGGAAGTTGATCACGCGGGGGGCCAGGTTGGCCAGGTCGTACGCCGGGGAGACGACGTTGGCCGCGATGTTCACCGAGATCGTCGCCACGAGCACCGTGACCAGGGCGTACAGCAGCCCGAAGGTGCTGTCCGCCTTGGCGACCAGCTCCACCGGGTCCCAGATCGGGGTCCCGTACACCGCCTCCGAGCCGGAGGTGACGAATACCGACAGCAGTGCGAAGAGGGTCATCGTCGTCGGCAGCCCCAGCGTCTGTCCGAGGATCTGGGAGCGCTGGCCGGCACCGAAGCGGGTGAAGTCCGGGATGTTGAGCGAGAGCGTGGACCAGAAGGCGATCATCCCCATCAGCGACGGGAAGAAGACCGGCCAGAAGTCCTCGCCCCAGCCGAGCTTGGACGGCTGGTCGAGCAGCTCGCCGAACCCGCCCGCCTTCACACCGATCCACACCAGCAGCACGAGCGCGCCGACGATGACGAAGGGCGCGGCCCAGTTCTCGAAGCGCCGCAGGGTCTCCATCCCGCGGTAGATGATCGCGAGTTCGAGGGCCCAGAAGAGGATGAAGCACAGCCACAGCGGCCAGGGCTGCCCGGCGATCTTCTCCGCCTCCGACCAGCCCCCGA
This genomic interval carries:
- a CDS encoding inositol monophosphatase codes for the protein MIEEFLAQDLSAVEEAVRKAAAVEIMPRFRQLAEHEVDQKSGPHDLVTVADRKAEEHLTASLTHLLPGSAVVGEEAVHADPTVYGALRADAPVWIVDPVDGTRQFVAGDPAFCTLVALAHRGEILASWTFAPALDELATAVRGQGAYVNGERIHSGSPEPGAALRVAMAHPLYTSDQDKRTLARLDVPGVAARPCGSAGLEYLKVARGEMDGLAFTWPSAWDHAAGLLLVAEAGGAQSTVAGVPFRVDRDNELPFAVGRDEATTARIRDLLRGA
- a CDS encoding NAD(P)/FAD-dependent oxidoreductase; translated protein: MPSILDAVVVGAGPNGLTAAVELARRGFSVAVFEAAETVGGGARTEELTLPGFRHDPCSAVHPLGIGSPVFATMPLKRYGLEWLHAPLPMAHPFDDGTAAVLSRSVSETAASFGPRDAGTYRRLVQPFLGKWDTLARDFMSLPSTALPRDPVTLARFGLAGLPPSTWLLNRFQDERARALLAGLVAHVIAPLGGIATSAVGLVFALAAHANGWPMPRGGSQAVPDALAGYLRDLGGTIHTGFEVKRLDDLPPARAYVFDTSPTALARIARLGRVYDGYRYGAGVFKIDYALSGPVPWTAEAPRRAGTVQIGPRARDIDAALQLATGGRAPRNPFLITAQPSLADPGRAPEGKHVFWAYGHVPAGWGGNLTDAVERQIERFAPGFRDLVLARATAGPPELAARNPNYIGGDIACGAASGIQLLLRPKLSLFPYTTAHPAVFLCSSATPPGPGVHGMSGHNAAKAVWRHLRKAS
- a CDS encoding phage tail sheath family protein; the encoded protein is MPEYLTPGVYVEETSFRSRSVEGVPTSTFAMAGRTAYGPVPYILPGGPTVLPGPALVTSFTEYERAFGGLKIGEDDCQLALAARAFFANGGRRLYVSRVFPFVRTSAAEDAPPAVDANFASLAVPAQGTPLLYWRARWPGSAGARISVTVTFRRGKNILVAGSDGAPRLTGVQQGAAVEVVQLSGGTVPSPADDTPPVPDKVRTVIRRADGVLGYLKGRSEFEPVAAGTAAFHLTLAVTVRLDDRVDVYNELELDDRHPRSVGHVLQAADPADEFSLVWLDTVQPAPGAPPPTPGARLAALLTLGQPGAHLTQGGDGLELSAQDLGGKEANPDSLTDPARGLGALAEIDDIAIVALPDTVSLKADAQKTAVDLLIGHCERLRYRMAIVDPPRDSSISEVRRFRAQFDTKYAALYYPWVRITDPSRRPDPGAPSPVLEVPPCGYVAGIYARSDVERGVHKAPANEVLLGVNDFTANVTYDRQAVLNPEGINALRFFEGRARRVWGARTMSSDPEWKYVNVRRLFIYLEHSIEKSTQWAVFEPNNERLWASVRQTVEDFLIAVWRTGALIGTKPEEAFFVRCDRTTMTQNDLDNGRLICLIGVAPTYPAEFVVFRIGQFTADAQRS
- a CDS encoding O-acetyl-ADP-ribose deacetylase is translated as MVRITLVQGDITAEHADAIVNAANSSLLGGGGVDGAIHRRGGPEILDACRALRASQYGKGLPTGRAVATTAGRLPADWVIHTVGPVWSREEDRSELLVSCYRESLRVAAELGARTVAFPAISTGIFGWPMDDGARIAVETARAAAAPPVEEVRFVLFDEKAYATFEAALG
- the recQ gene encoding DNA helicase RecQ, with the translated sequence MSLVDAPTETPDALQVLHRVFGYDSFRGEQQQIIEHVAGGGDALVLMPTGGGKSLCYQIPALVRAGTGVVISPLIALMQDQVDALTALGVRAGFLNSTQDPYERQAVEQAFLAGELDLLYLAPERLRTEGTQRLLDRGTVSLFAIDEAHCVAQWGHDFRPDYLALSMLHERWPKVPRIALTATATEATHAEIAARLGLAEGDARHFVASFDRPNIQYRIAPKNNPTRQLLELIRSEHDGDAGVVYCLSRASVEKTAAFLVENGIDAVAYHAGMDARTRAANQARFLREDGVVVVATIAFGMGIDKPDVRFVAHLDLPKSVEGYYQETGRAGRDGEPATAWLAYGLQDVVQQRKMIEGSEGDETHRRSLAAHLDAMLALCETVECRRVRLLAYFGQAAAGPCGNCDTCLTPAESWDGTVAAQKLLSTVWRLAKERRQKFGAGQIIDILQGKKTAKVIQFDHDGLSVFGVGADMSTAEWRGVVRQLLASGLLAVEGDYGTLVLTDASGEVLGGRRSVPMRKEAAPAAASRKSSGSGSGSGKAGRVPVDLPAAAVPVFEALRAWRGATAKEQGVPAYVVFHDATLREIATRLPATAEELGTISGVGEAKLAKYAEGILDTLAESGATAAPSSPPPPRAAAPEPAAPHADEEPPFDFDETDPPWDDWE
- a CDS encoding NCS1 family nucleobase:cation symporter-1, with protein sequence MPDHTSGDTADRVELAPGEVPSDGRFANPDLLPVPVEARRWTTYNFTALWVGMAHNIPSWLLASGLVALGMDWKQAVFTIALANLIVLVPMLLTGHAGPKYGIPFPVLARASFGVRGANLAALIRAAVACAWFGIQTWIGGSGIYVLLGEIFGGWSEAEKIAGQPWPLWLCFILFWALELAIIYRGMETLRRFENWAAPFVIVGALVLLVWIGVKAGGFGELLDQPSKLGWGEDFWPVFFPSLMGMIAFWSTLSLNIPDFTRFGAGQRSQILGQTLGLPTTMTLFALLSVFVTSGSEAVYGTPIWDPVELVAKADSTFGLLYALVTVLVATISVNIAANVVSPAYDLANLAPRVINFRRGALITGVVGVLIMPWKLTSTPELYIFTWLGLVGGLLGTVAGILIADYWIVRRTRLALPDLYREGGPYWYTGGWNFRALAAFAVGGVLAIGGSHSAPGKGPFPEEGLIPLLKPLADYGWAVGVASSLLLYTALMPREHPDR
- a CDS encoding phage tail protein — protein: MATRNNPYGAFNFLVKLGDTAGEDQIAGGFSDFSGAGNEVKFSEYRNGNDPENHVRKIANTNTTNDVTVKRGIIGDLRLFNWIKATREGAYDARTVTVTLHDEGRRPVCAWVLRAAQPKKWVGPTLTGKGGGEVAMEELHLVAERIDFQSL
- a CDS encoding DUF4255 domain-containing protein — protein: MAGYRALAAVGRSVVALLNRRFAEEIPAGRRPEAVLAGPVDFDKVDTPGSVIRNPAVSVYCYRLSIDRETRPALAAMAAQDGLPRLPLRMHLMIAAWDQFVEAELEWLGLVARVLESEGLLTGPLLHPSGDWLAGDSVQIVPDELAMDSMSEAFQAMTTDYRLCLPYVARVIRIDGPAGTAAGEVTVVTAGTAPEPLR